In Paraburkholderia terrae, the DNA window TCTCCGACGGCATGTCGATGGGCACGGAAGGCATGAAATACTCGCTGGTGTCGCGCGAAGTGATCGCCGACTGCATCGAGACCTGCGTGCAAGGCCAGTGGATGGACGGCGTCGTCGTGATCGGCGGTTGCGACAAGAACATGCCGGGCGGCATGATCGGCCTCGCGCGGATGAACGTGCCGGGCATCTACGTGTACGGCGGGACGATCAAACCAGGCAAATGGAAAGGCACCGACCTGACCATCGTGTCGTCGTTCGAAGCGGTCGGCGAGTTCACGGCGGGCCGCATGTCGCAGGAAGATTTCGAAGGGGTCGAACAGAATGCCTGCCCGAGCACGGGCTCGTGCGGCGGTATGTACACGGCCAACACGATGAGCTCGTCGTTCGAGGCGCTCGGCATGTCGCTGATGTACTCGTCGACGATGGCGAACCCGGATCAGGAAAAGGTGGATTCGGCAGCGGAATCGGCGCGCGTGCTGGTCGAGGCCGTCAAGAAGGATCTCAAGCCGCGCGACATCATCACGAAGAAATCGATCGAAAACGCCGTCGCGCTCATCATGGCGACGGGCGGCTCGACCAATGCCGTGCTGCACTTTCTGGCCATCGCGCACGCGGCGGAAGTCGAGTGGACCATCGACGACTTCGAGCGGATGCGCAAGAGAGTGCCTGTGATCTGCGACCTGAAGCCGTCGGGCAAGTACGTCGCGACTGACTTGCACCAGGCAGGCGGCATCCCGCAAGTGCTGAAGCTTCTGCTCGACGCGGGCCTGTTGCACGGCGACTGCATGACCATCACCGGCAAGACGATCGCTGAAGAACTGAAGGACGTGCCCAGCAAGCCGCGCGCGGACCAGAAAGTGATCTATCCGATCGACAAGGCGCTCTACAGCGAAGGCCATCTCGCGATCCTCAAGGGCAACCTCGCGGAAGACGGCGCCGTCGCGAAGATCACCGGCCTGAAGAACCCGGTCATCACGGGCCCGGCACGCGTATTCGACGACGAGCAAAGCGCGATGGACGCGATCCTCGCCGACAAGATCAAGGCAGGCGATGTCGTCGTGCTGCGCTATCTCGGCCCGCGAGGCGGCCCAGGCATGCCGGAGATGCTCGCGCCGACGTCGGCGATCATCGGCAAGGGGCTTGGCGAATCGGTCGGCCTCATCACCGACGGTCGCTTTTCGGGCGGCACGTGGGGCATGGTCGTGGGTCACGTCGCGCCGGAAGCGTTCGCCGGTGGCACGATCGCGCTCGTGCAGGAGGGCGACTCGATCACGATCGACGCGCACAAGCTGCTGTTGCAACTGAACGTCGACGACGCCGAACTGCAACGCCGCCGGGGCGCATGGAAGCAGCCCGCGCCGCGTTACACGCGCGGCGTGCTGGCCAAGTTCGCGGCACTCGTGAAGCCGGCGAACAAGGGCGCTGTGACGGACTGACGCGTCAGCCGTTCCGCGCCGCGTGGCTGACGCGGCGCAGCATCGCGGGTTGACGCAAGCAACGCTTCGATGGGCAAAGGGGCACACGGATCGCCGTGTGCCCCTTTGCTCTTATAATGCGTCCACCACGAGCCGGGCTGAGTCACCGGCGGAGACCATAATGAAATCGAAGTCGTATGCGGCATTCATGCTGGCAGGCACTTTGGCATTCACCGGCACAGCGCGCGCGCAGGCTCCAGGCCTTGCGCTAGCGCAAAAGCAGAATTGCATGAGCTGCCATTCGGTGACGCGGCAGTTCATGGGACCTCCGCTGCACGATGTCGCCGCTAAATACGCGGCGCGCGGCGACGCCGTGGTCTACCTCACGCGCAAGATCATGGAAGGCAGCGCGGGCGTCTGGGGACCCGTGCCGATGCCCGCGAATACACAGGTCACGCAGGACGAAGCGATGTCGCTGGCAAGCTGGATTTTGACGCTCAAGTAACGCGCGCACGCATCACTTACTTGCCGGTCGTCGAATTGCCGAGTTCTTCGCGGATCGCCTCGCGCACCCAACTGAGCATTTCCGTTTCCAGCGCGAGCGCAACCTCGCGCGTGATCTGATTGACGAGCCAGGTCGTGTGATCCTGGAACGCGTCGCGGCAGCGCGCCTCGATCAGATTGCGGCCATCCCCTTTCAGATACGTCGCGAAACGGCCACGCAAACGCTCGGCCAGTACGTCGGCATCGTAGTCGGACCTCGCCGCAGGCGCAGGTACATGCTCTGCCGGTGCCGTCAGCGAACTCGGCAAAGGCGGCGCGACATACTGCTCGGCCGTCGAACCCGAACTGAACTCCGCTTCGCCCGGCACGAACTGAGCAGGTTCGCGCATCGGCGCAAGCGGCGATTCGTAGATGGAATCGAGAACGGGCACGTCATCGTCAGCGCTGATAGGCGGCGTTTGCGGCTCCGCATGTACGTCGTGCGGCGCTTCATGCAAGTCTTGCGCGTCGGGCGCCGCCGCATGCTTACCACGCGCATGCGAACCTTCATGAGCATGCGAGCCGCTGCGCTTCGGCCGCTTCGCCTTGGCGTGCGGCTCATGTAGCTCATGCGGCGCATGTGGCTCATGGCCCGTCACCATCACATCGGTCAGAACGGGGATGTCTTGATCGGAAGAGTCGGAAGATTGGGACACGAAAACACTCCCTTTAAGGATCGGACGAGCCGGTTCTGCGCGAATCGGACAAGACCGCGCATCGAGCGGACAGAACCCGTCAGGCGCCCTGCTTGTAGTTATTCAGAGCATAGCCGCGATCGCGGTAGAAGCGATAGCGCTCGCGCCCCGCGGCCAGTTCGTCGGGCGCGTTGCCGACGATTTCCAGCAGGCGCTCGAAGCGCGCGAACTGCGACGGCACCGTTGCGCCCAGATTCAACAGTATCTGATGAT includes these proteins:
- the ilvD gene encoding dihydroxy-acid dehydratase gives rise to the protein MPYNRRSKNITQGVARSPNRSMYYALGYQKEDFDKPMIGVANGHSTITPCNAGLQRLTDAAVEAVKRSDANPQTFGTPTISDGMSMGTEGMKYSLVSREVIADCIETCVQGQWMDGVVVIGGCDKNMPGGMIGLARMNVPGIYVYGGTIKPGKWKGTDLTIVSSFEAVGEFTAGRMSQEDFEGVEQNACPSTGSCGGMYTANTMSSSFEALGMSLMYSSTMANPDQEKVDSAAESARVLVEAVKKDLKPRDIITKKSIENAVALIMATGGSTNAVLHFLAIAHAAEVEWTIDDFERMRKRVPVICDLKPSGKYVATDLHQAGGIPQVLKLLLDAGLLHGDCMTITGKTIAEELKDVPSKPRADQKVIYPIDKALYSEGHLAILKGNLAEDGAVAKITGLKNPVITGPARVFDDEQSAMDAILADKIKAGDVVVLRYLGPRGGPGMPEMLAPTSAIIGKGLGESVGLITDGRFSGGTWGMVVGHVAPEAFAGGTIALVQEGDSITIDAHKLLLQLNVDDAELQRRRGAWKQPAPRYTRGVLAKFAALVKPANKGAVTD
- a CDS encoding c-type cytochrome, which encodes MKSKSYAAFMLAGTLAFTGTARAQAPGLALAQKQNCMSCHSVTRQFMGPPLHDVAAKYAARGDAVVYLTRKIMEGSAGVWGPVPMPANTQVTQDEAMSLASWILTLK
- a CDS encoding DUF2486 family protein, which encodes MSQSSDSSDQDIPVLTDVMVTGHEPHAPHELHEPHAKAKRPKRSGSHAHEGSHARGKHAAAPDAQDLHEAPHDVHAEPQTPPISADDDVPVLDSIYESPLAPMREPAQFVPGEAEFSSGSTAEQYVAPPLPSSLTAPAEHVPAPAARSDYDADVLAERLRGRFATYLKGDGRNLIEARCRDAFQDHTTWLVNQITREVALALETEMLSWVREAIREELGNSTTGK